The window taaaaaagGAGGTGTTCTAAAACAACATTAATTGGCACGAGGAATTATTTGGCAAGTTAAATCAACTTTGGAAAATTTAACATTGCAGATGAGAGGAGAAGCATATCAGAGAATGAAAAACAGAAAGGGACTCTGATGCTTGCAAGAATCAGACTACCATAAACATAATCCTTTCACCAGCCTCTTTAAAACATAtagaacaaattaaatgtacGGGCTATTTAACATAGAATGCATTACACTATGAAAGTTAGCACAAGAGATTTCGAAGAACGTACCATTTCTATGTGCTTCCCTTCTGTTGAACTGGTAGAAATCTAGGCCAacttccttctttttcttctttcccatCTTGTCAAGGACTGCAGCTTGGGCCACAGAACCAACAGCAATTCCACTTTCAGCTTCAGTACTCTTCTTACGACCTTTCTGATGCACAACAACAGTCCATCCACCTTCTGCAGCTTGGGCCAGCCGCTCTGCTTTAGCCTGCATGAATCAAAAGGTCAACAGAAGTCTGACGAAGAAGAAAGCAGATCATAGAGGTCGTGATACAAATGAATGAGAAAGAGCAGCATatactaatttatataaaaaaaattatacagtaTATCCTTTACAAGAACAAACCCAGTCCTACAACCAGTATTTCTTGTTTAGCCAAAGATTTTAGCACACTATCAGCAATGATTTCACAGTGCTACCTTTCATCATATGTTGTAATGTGGTATGCTGCAGAATAAAACCATTACCTGCTCCTCTCTTGCCTCATGAGCCATTATGAAGTCATCAATCCTCTCTTGCAAAACCTCCAGCCCAGGTCTACTCTGATGATAGTGTGTGATCCATTCTGAACAAACAGAGAACCTTCATTAATGTCGAAAATGGaacaattatgaaaattataattccaCTTAGGCTAGAACTCGAATATGCGTTGTCGTAGAGACAGAGAGAGTCCTATGTGACCATTTCTCTTCACTCGAGCGAGCTAAAGCATGCCCAGTTGGTGTTAATTTATGacgaaaaataaatttacacaTAAACAAACTATATTGTTTAAACAGGCTAAATCAACCAATATATTTCAACAGGTTGAAATAGAGGACACATCAACATTAACATCAACCCACAGATCTTAAATAgacaaataaatactattacaTCCAATAGGCTTCATTTTGCTAATCATACAAACGTATGATGAAAAAAGCCACTTAACCATAAAAATGCGATTCTAATCCACCCTAAACCCTAGCTAACATGTGTAAAGGCATTTGTTATCACATGTATGAAgaggaaaaaggaaatagcATCACTATTGGAAGTTCTATATAAACCCCGTGCATTTAGAATGATCATGTTTCACAAATCTGTATGCAATATCATGTGTATGATgaggaaaaaggaaatagtatcACTATTGGAAGTTCTACATAAACCTCTGTCCATCTAGAATGATCATGTTTTATGAATCTATGCACAACAACAGAAATTTGCAAAAGATCATCCCACATAAAAAGAAACTTTTTAATATAAGATCATACTTTTCATTCCTTTCGAGTAATCTTCATCCCCAGAAGACATCTGATAAACTTCATCTTCTACGTTCTCTTCTCTTGTTTCCAGCAAATTGTCAGAGGGTATATGATTTGACACTAGctgccttttctttttctttctttcggGATGTTTTGACTTACCTAACAACAAAAGGATTCAGttatttgaaacataaaaggAAGCAAAGATAACTGAAAAATTTGCAGCAaaacattaacttttttttttttttaccttttctgGTGTTCCTTGCGGCTTCAGCATCACCCTCACTAATTCTTccagaaattgaaaattgttcTCCAGGTATAGAATCTGTCATCCAATAACTATTAAGAAGTAATTTAATCCAGAATCCAAACACTATCCAAATAAGTCTCAACAAATAACAACCTCTTATACTGAGGTGATGAGATTACTCAGCCTAGTTTcgtatgaaattttttgacagTTCCATTTTCACACATTATCACACACCAACAAGATACTCAGACATCAGTTCCCATTCATTGACTATCGAATGATTTACGTCCTTCTGAAGAAGGCTATAGACCAAAGGCATAAGAAACAGGGTCAAGGTAAAAACTACTGCTAGAACAAAGCATCACAGATGGAACACATGATTGCAATACTTAAAAGTTGAGATATAAAGCAATGGGAattctataatttttcttaCC is drawn from Salvia hispanica cultivar TCC Black 2014 chromosome 6, UniMelb_Shisp_WGS_1.0, whole genome shotgun sequence and contains these coding sequences:
- the LOC125192342 gene encoding uncharacterized protein LOC125192342 isoform X2, with protein sequence MNNSDKKKKKVKVRKASTDVKVVAAMVETRPVKGKKMSQKLSDKKRKKSRPARRDAEPESIVPSLTNEIEDTIPNKPSKANLLKQSKKKRKNVESISHFDKSNDKKDASEECNDSIPGEQFSISGRISEGDAEAARNTRKGKSKHPERKKKKRQLVSNHIPSDNLLETREENVEDEVYQMSSGDEDYSKGMKKWITHYHQSRPGLEVLQERIDDFIMAHEAREEQAKAERLAQAAEGGWTVVVHQKGRKKSTEAESGIAVGSVAQAAVLDKMGKKKKKEVGLDFYQFNRREAHRNEIMMLQSKFEQDKKRIQQMRAARKFHPY
- the LOC125192342 gene encoding uncharacterized protein LOC125192342 isoform X1; the protein is MNNSDKKKKKVKVRKASTDVKVVAAMVETRPVKDATPAGKKMSQKLSDKKRKKSRPARRDAEPESIVPSLTNEIEDTIPNKPSKANLLKQSKKKRKNVESISHFDKSNDKKDASEECNDSIPGEQFSISGRISEGDAEAARNTRKGKSKHPERKKKKRQLVSNHIPSDNLLETREENVEDEVYQMSSGDEDYSKGMKKWITHYHQSRPGLEVLQERIDDFIMAHEAREEQAKAERLAQAAEGGWTVVVHQKGRKKSTEAESGIAVGSVAQAAVLDKMGKKKKKEVGLDFYQFNRREAHRNEIMMLQSKFEQDKKRIQQMRAARKFHPY